Proteins found in one Nostoc sp. NIES-3756 genomic segment:
- a CDS encoding STAS domain-containing protein, protein MNMSVKVIEPSGILDGIRGNQLRREVSDILNSGTEILLIDMKEVKFIDSSGLGSLVAAMQIVRNANAKLFVCSINDQVRMLFELTKMDKIFQTFVDQDDFNNQLLTTKE, encoded by the coding sequence ATGAATATGTCTGTCAAAGTAATTGAACCATCAGGAATTTTAGATGGTATTAGAGGTAATCAATTGCGCCGCGAAGTTAGCGATATTTTAAATAGTGGTACAGAAATTTTGTTGATTGATATGAAAGAGGTTAAGTTTATAGACAGTTCTGGTTTAGGTTCTTTAGTAGCGGCAATGCAAATAGTACGTAATGCTAATGCTAAACTTTTCGTCTGCTCTATTAATGACCAAGTTAGGATGTTATTTGAGCTTACTAAAATGGATAAAATTTTCCAAACATTTGTAGATCAAGATGATTTTAATAATCAACTTTTGACTACAAAAGAATAA
- the kaiC gene encoding circadian clock protein KaiC, giving the protein MNKQEIDPQLKPTMLAKCPTGIQGLDEITYGGLPQGRPILLCGRAGCGKTLIAMEFLVRGATLFDEPGVFMAFEETAEELTQNVASLGWDVAELIKEKKLVIDHVQVERSQIQETGEYDLEALFIRLGYEIDAIAAKRVVIDTLEVLFGGLDNAAIIRAELRRLFQWLKTKGVTAIITSESGDNSLTRHGLEEYVSDCVIRVEQRVSNELSTRWLQIIKYRGSRHGSNEYPFLIREDGISVLPITSVGLDYPVTTEWMPSGIKRLDTMLGGKGFFRGSSILISGTAGTGKSSFCAHFADATCQRGEKCLYFAFEESPQQIIRNMRSIGIDLEVAVNKNLLKFQALRPTYYGLEMHLVNMLSTVNDFQPDAVILDPISNLTYGSSDVQIKSFMMRLIDYLKTKNITTIFTNLTEANSAFIEYTEIGISSLADTWILVRTVESNGERNRLIHVLKSRGMSHSNQVREFLLTAEGLQLLDVYLGAEGVLTGTARIIQEAKDKAAAIDRQQKIEQKQRDIERKRLMMEAQVKAIEAQFELEKKEIEMLISMEETQEKVFLDEQKKRFHFRQADV; this is encoded by the coding sequence ATGAACAAACAAGAAATTGATCCACAACTAAAACCTACTATGCTTGCCAAATGCCCAACAGGAATCCAAGGGTTAGATGAAATTACTTATGGAGGTTTGCCACAAGGAAGACCAATATTACTATGTGGTAGAGCAGGTTGTGGCAAAACACTGATAGCAATGGAGTTTTTGGTACGGGGTGCTACTCTATTTGATGAACCAGGCGTATTTATGGCCTTTGAAGAAACGGCTGAGGAGTTAACCCAAAACGTTGCTTCCTTGGGGTGGGATGTAGCAGAACTCATCAAAGAAAAAAAACTAGTAATTGATCACGTCCAGGTTGAGCGCAGTCAAATTCAAGAAACAGGCGAATATGACCTAGAAGCATTATTTATTAGATTAGGCTATGAAATTGATGCGATCGCCGCTAAAAGAGTAGTCATAGACACACTAGAAGTATTATTTGGCGGGTTGGATAACGCTGCGATCATCCGAGCCGAATTGCGGCGATTATTTCAGTGGCTGAAAACCAAAGGTGTCACAGCTATCATTACTAGTGAAAGTGGTGATAATAGTCTCACACGGCATGGTTTAGAAGAATATGTTTCAGATTGTGTCATCCGCGTAGAACAGCGTGTCAGTAATGAACTTTCAACTCGATGGTTACAAATTATTAAATATCGCGGTTCTAGGCACGGCTCAAATGAGTATCCATTTTTAATTAGAGAAGATGGTATTTCTGTTCTCCCGATTACCTCTGTCGGCTTAGATTATCCAGTCACAACCGAATGGATGCCAAGTGGTATCAAACGCCTGGATACAATGCTAGGAGGAAAAGGTTTCTTTCGTGGTAGCAGCATCTTAATTTCTGGTACGGCGGGAACTGGTAAGAGTTCATTTTGCGCTCATTTTGCTGATGCTACTTGTCAAAGAGGAGAAAAATGCCTTTATTTCGCCTTTGAAGAATCTCCCCAACAGATTATTCGTAATATGCGTTCTATTGGTATTGATTTAGAGGTTGCGGTTAATAAAAATTTACTTAAATTCCAAGCTTTACGCCCAACATATTATGGTTTAGAAATGCACTTAGTAAATATGTTAAGTACAGTTAATGACTTTCAACCTGATGCAGTCATTCTCGACCCCATATCTAACCTAACTTATGGCAGTAGTGATGTTCAGATAAAATCCTTTATGATGCGCTTAATTGATTATCTGAAAACAAAAAATATCACAACAATTTTTACAAATTTAACCGAAGCTAATAGTGCTTTTATAGAATATACAGAGATAGGTATTTCTTCTTTAGCAGATACTTGGATATTGGTACGAACTGTAGAGAGTAATGGTGAGCGCAACCGCTTAATTCATGTACTTAAATCTCGTGGGATGTCACACTCTAATCAAGTACGAGAATTTCTGTTGACTGCTGAAGGTTTACAGTTATTAGATGTGTATTTAGGTGCAGAAGGTGTACTCACGGGTACAGCAAGAATTATCCAAGAAGCTAAAGACAAAGCTGCTGCTATTGACCGTCAGCAAAAAATTGAGCAAAAACAGCGCGATATTGAACGTAAACGTTTAATGATGGAAGCACAAGTTAAAGCGATAGAAGCTCAATTTGAACTTGAAAAAAAAGAAATTGAAATGTTGATTTCTATGGAAGAAACGCAAGAAAAAGTTTTTTTAGATGAACAAAAAAAACGATTCCATTTTCGCCAAGCTGATGTGTAA
- a CDS encoding response regulator, which translates to MIKRILVIDDEDSVREIIQISLELVAGWDTLTAASGSEGIAIAESEHPDVILLDVMMPYMDGPTTFKKLQASVTTCDIPTIMVTAKAQSCEQQQLIDLGVAGVITKPCLPQDLVDEICKILNWDQITHV; encoded by the coding sequence ATGATAAAACGAATATTAGTAATTGATGATGAAGATAGTGTGCGGGAAATTATTCAAATCTCGTTAGAGTTAGTGGCTGGCTGGGATACACTAACAGCAGCTTCAGGTAGTGAGGGAATAGCAATTGCAGAATCGGAGCATCCTGATGTAATTTTGCTAGATGTAATGATGCCTTACATGGACGGGCCGACAACTTTTAAAAAGTTACAAGCAAGTGTTACAACTTGTGACATTCCTACGATTATGGTAACAGCTAAAGCTCAAAGTTGCGAACAACAACAATTGATAGATTTAGGGGTAGCAGGAGTAATTACTAAGCCTTGTCTTCCCCAAGATTTAGTTGATGAAATCTGTAAAATTCTTAATTGGGATCAAATCACCCATGTATAA
- a CDS encoding circadian clock KaiB family protein translates to MNLQSQYSHTEEEVWELQLYVAGQTPKSLKAFANLKKICEQYLDGKYRIEVIDLIQNPQLAKGDQILAIPTLVRKLPEPVKQIIGDLSNTEKVLVGLDLRQLNIN, encoded by the coding sequence ATGAATCTCCAGTCTCAATATAGTCATACAGAAGAAGAAGTTTGGGAGTTACAGCTATATGTAGCTGGACAAACTCCTAAATCTTTAAAAGCATTTGCTAATCTGAAAAAAATTTGTGAACAATACCTAGATGGTAAATATCGTATTGAAGTAATTGACCTCATACAAAATCCCCAATTAGCTAAGGGAGACCAAATATTAGCTATCCCGACTTTAGTAAGAAAATTACCGGAGCCTGTAAAGCAAATAATTGGAGACTTATCCAATACTGAAAAGGTATTGGTAGGGTTAGATTTACGTCAATTAAATATCAACTAA
- a CDS encoding glycosyltransferase — translation MTSISIDNSTNFSGNSRSTLKKRTLLFRYLAEINLIFGLWYLQWRITHSINFDVPWLSIPLLLAEIYSYFGGVMFVIGLWRPLVRHIKSLDQMTPPLPKSDWPSVDVFITCYNEPPEIVEQTAQAALAIDYPPSKLRVYVLDDGNSAAMRTMTEQLCIADLQSPLLQQEANRIDAERSCLVERLQQLENLTSNTQAAEQWLQESEQVDNWEDKTVGSIMQSLRQLILWLPPTHQSIAERLKTEKQALEAAIAQKELELVELARFRYIARPKPAGVPHHAKAGNLNYAIFSGETAGEFILTLDADHIPKPQFLKRVLPYFYTYNLFTGKYEQNRIAFVQTPQDFYNIPTGDPFGHRASLFYGPLQQGKDGMNAAFYTGTNAILRREALINVGLQYFADDFAKDEKRLDEFQLVGGVSSNSITEDMNTAMRLHGAGWKSVYHNELLAEGLAPDDLSSTLKQRLRWAQGTIQVLLRENPLTKPGLTFWQRLQYFKTMYSYFSGFATLIFIACPIIYFFTELVPVKSYGADFVLHFFPAFIINRLTFLAATWGIPAREVWRSEQYAIALFPLLIQAVWSVFTGQKINFQVTPKQRQSGIYLRLVWPQLLVFILTILGILWSIYRFATGQLNNPWVHLLNSMWAIYNLLLLWVIIRASFWQPAKEQ, via the coding sequence ATGACATCTATATCTATTGATAATTCCACAAATTTTTCTGGCAATAGCCGTTCTACCTTAAAAAAAAGAACACTGTTATTTCGCTATCTAGCCGAAATCAATCTAATTTTTGGTCTTTGGTATTTACAGTGGCGGATTACTCATTCGATCAATTTTGATGTACCGTGGCTTTCAATTCCATTATTGTTAGCAGAAATCTACAGCTATTTCGGTGGTGTAATGTTTGTCATTGGCTTGTGGCGGCCTTTAGTTCGACACATTAAGTCACTTGATCAGATGACTCCACCCTTGCCTAAATCCGACTGGCCTAGTGTAGATGTATTTATTACTTGTTACAATGAGCCACCAGAAATTGTAGAACAAACTGCTCAGGCGGCTTTAGCAATAGATTATCCTCCCAGCAAATTGCGTGTTTATGTGCTAGATGATGGTAACTCGGCTGCTATGCGAACCATGACAGAACAGTTATGTATTGCAGATTTACAGTCACCACTACTACAACAAGAAGCAAATCGCATAGATGCAGAACGCTCTTGTTTAGTAGAGCGTCTGCAACAATTAGAAAATCTAACATCTAATACTCAAGCTGCTGAACAGTGGTTACAAGAATCAGAACAAGTTGATAATTGGGAAGACAAGACTGTCGGCTCAATTATGCAAAGTTTGCGACAGTTGATTCTTTGGCTACCTCCCACTCATCAAAGCATTGCTGAACGCCTCAAAACTGAAAAACAAGCTTTAGAAGCAGCTATTGCTCAAAAAGAACTAGAATTAGTCGAACTGGCTCGCTTCCGCTACATTGCTCGGCCAAAACCTGCTGGCGTACCTCACCATGCTAAAGCAGGCAATCTCAATTATGCGATTTTCTCTGGAGAAACTGCTGGAGAATTTATTTTAACTTTAGATGCAGACCATATACCCAAACCACAATTTCTTAAGCGAGTGTTGCCATATTTTTACACCTACAATCTTTTCACAGGTAAATATGAGCAAAATCGCATCGCTTTTGTACAAACACCTCAAGATTTTTATAACATTCCTACGGGCGATCCCTTTGGACATCGAGCAAGTTTATTCTATGGGCCACTGCAACAAGGCAAAGATGGCATGAATGCCGCTTTTTATACAGGAACCAATGCCATTCTGCGCCGGGAAGCATTGATTAATGTTGGGCTACAATATTTTGCTGATGATTTTGCCAAAGATGAAAAACGGTTAGATGAATTTCAGTTAGTAGGTGGTGTATCTAGCAACAGTATTACAGAAGATATGAATACAGCCATGCGTCTACATGGTGCTGGTTGGAAATCTGTTTATCACAATGAGCTTTTGGCGGAAGGGTTAGCACCAGATGATCTCAGTTCTACTTTGAAACAGCGTTTACGTTGGGCGCAAGGAACTATCCAAGTGCTACTGAGAGAGAACCCCCTTACAAAACCAGGGCTAACATTTTGGCAACGTCTGCAATATTTTAAGACGATGTATAGCTATTTTTCTGGTTTTGCAACTCTAATTTTTATTGCTTGCCCCATTATTTATTTTTTCACAGAACTTGTTCCCGTTAAAAGCTATGGTGCGGATTTTGTTCTACACTTCTTCCCAGCTTTTATTATCAATCGTTTGACATTTTTAGCCGCAACTTGGGGTATTCCTGCTCGTGAAGTTTGGCGCTCAGAACAATATGCAATCGCTCTATTTCCGTTATTAATCCAAGCTGTTTGGAGTGTCTTTACAGGACAAAAAATTAATTTTCAAGTCACCCCCAAGCAGAGGCAATCAGGTATCTATCTCCGGTTGGTTTGGCCACAATTACTTGTATTTATCTTAACTATCTTAGGCATACTTTGGAGTATTTATCGTTTTGCTACCGGACAGCTTAACAATCCTTGGGTTCACTTACTTAATAGTATGTGGGCTATTTATAATTTGCTGCTTTTATGGGTGATTATACGTGCATCTTTTTGGCAACCTGCAAAAGAACAATAA
- a CDS encoding PAS domain S-box protein → MKTRQELELENITLRNQVQVLEETFRAIKMGEVDALVVSSTQGDKIFTLQDADYPYRAFLQEMHEGAVTVDEHGTILYCNHPLAIMLKKPLEKVIGSKLEDYIASQEKQVFQGLFQQARQEFCRGEVYLIAEDETQIPVYLSFKPLQIDEVAVTCIVVTNLTEQKRNVEIVAAEKLANSILEQAGEAIIVCDQSWQIIRANQAAQELCGNNPLFQQFDLSFPLQCHHCSCYQKIEECLFIDKSANGQQKQEVFSLSSLMQGQYFKGVEVLLTREDGSELNLLLSATPLLNLDNQVIGSVVTLTNITERKQTEEKIAKLVIREQAACAEAEATKNSLSNILESISDAFIAVDTNWCYTYVNQKAAEIIGKKVKDLIGKNIWQESPELISQNYYNDYLQALNEQRFIQVEKFFPSSQRWFEKRIYPSIQGVSIFFKDITREKQTEIALQESEERLRLALEAAQIGTWDWNIFTNHLKWSTRQEQLFGITPGTFRSSYEAFLACVHPEDREVVHQAVMGTKDNKSEYYVEYRVIWTDGSIHWIGAKGECIYDDEGTAVRMLGTCVDITQRKEAEAVLQQSKAELEIKVAARTAELSQANIHLHGLINILTITINQQTKIEAQLREAERRWRSLLENVQLLVIGLDKTGKVEYVNPFFLELSGYTQEEILGKDWTANFIPQHQQHDMQKVFVETLEQELHSHHQSQIITKSQEERVIAWNNTLLQDSQGAFVGTMSIGEDITQRYALEKIKNEFISVVSHELRTPMTSIQGGLNLLKTGLVKLDSEQGKRIIKIVSESSERLVRLVNDILDLERLQSGKITLNKQQVNAADLLTEATELMQIMANNAEINLSVKPQPVELIVDKDRIIQVLTNLLSNAIKFSPQGSTVSMMVEEIKAKDGQTSDVLFKVQDQGRGIPADKIESIFERFHQVDASDSRKQGGTGLGLAICRNIVEQHNGQIWVESTIGKGSIFYVKLPLNFTNNLLPKP, encoded by the coding sequence GTGAAAACACGCCAAGAACTTGAACTCGAAAATATAACTTTACGTAATCAAGTACAAGTCTTAGAAGAGACTTTTAGAGCCATTAAAATGGGTGAGGTAGATGCTTTAGTTGTATCTAGCACTCAAGGAGACAAAATTTTCACTTTGCAAGATGCTGATTATCCTTACCGTGCTTTTTTGCAAGAGATGCACGAAGGTGCTGTGACTGTAGATGAGCATGGAACAATTCTTTACTGTAATCATCCTTTAGCAATAATGCTCAAAAAGCCACTAGAGAAAGTAATTGGCTCTAAATTAGAGGATTACATAGCATCGCAAGAAAAACAGGTATTTCAAGGATTATTTCAGCAAGCAAGACAGGAATTTTGCCGAGGAGAAGTTTACTTAATTGCTGAGGACGAAACTCAAATACCTGTTTATTTGTCTTTTAAGCCATTGCAAATAGACGAAGTAGCAGTTACTTGCATAGTAGTAACCAACTTAACCGAGCAAAAACGTAATGTAGAAATTGTGGCGGCTGAAAAACTAGCAAATTCTATTCTGGAACAAGCAGGCGAAGCAATCATTGTCTGTGATCAAAGTTGGCAAATTATTCGCGCCAATCAAGCTGCACAGGAACTTTGTGGTAATAATCCATTATTTCAACAATTTGATTTGTCGTTTCCACTGCAATGTCATCATTGTAGTTGCTATCAAAAAATAGAAGAATGTTTGTTTATTGATAAATCAGCAAATGGCCAGCAAAAACAAGAAGTATTTTCACTATCTAGTTTGATGCAAGGTCAATATTTTAAAGGGGTAGAAGTATTATTAACCCGCGAAGATGGTAGCGAATTGAATTTACTTTTGAGTGCGACTCCATTATTAAATTTAGACAACCAAGTTATTGGTAGCGTGGTGACGCTGACGAATATCACAGAGCGCAAGCAAACAGAAGAAAAAATAGCAAAACTTGTAATCCGTGAACAAGCTGCTTGTGCAGAAGCAGAAGCAACAAAAAATAGTTTATCTAATATCTTAGAGAGTATTAGTGATGCTTTTATAGCTGTCGATACTAATTGGTGCTATACATACGTTAATCAAAAAGCAGCAGAAATTATCGGGAAGAAAGTAAAGGATTTAATTGGTAAAAATATTTGGCAAGAATCTCCCGAATTAATTAGTCAGAATTATTATAATGATTATTTACAAGCTTTAAATGAGCAACGTTTTATTCAAGTAGAAAAATTTTTTCCATCGAGCCAACGCTGGTTTGAAAAGCGCATTTATCCTTCTATACAAGGCGTATCAATTTTTTTCAAAGACATAACTAGAGAAAAACAGACTGAGATTGCTTTACAGGAAAGTGAAGAACGGTTAAGGTTAGCTTTAGAAGCAGCACAAATAGGAACTTGGGATTGGAATATTTTTACTAACCATCTCAAATGGTCAACTCGTCAGGAGCAATTATTTGGTATAACTCCAGGTACGTTTAGAAGTAGCTATGAAGCTTTTCTCGCCTGCGTTCATCCTGAGGATAGAGAAGTAGTTCACCAAGCAGTAATGGGTACCAAAGATAATAAATCTGAATATTATGTGGAATACAGAGTTATTTGGACTGATGGTAGCATTCACTGGATTGGAGCTAAAGGAGAATGTATCTATGACGATGAAGGTACAGCAGTAAGAATGCTTGGTACTTGTGTAGATATTACCCAACGCAAGGAAGCGGAAGCAGTGTTGCAACAATCAAAAGCAGAATTAGAAATAAAAGTTGCAGCGCGAACTGCTGAATTATCTCAAGCAAATATACACTTGCATGGATTAATCAATATCCTAACAATAACTATTAACCAACAAACAAAAATTGAAGCTCAACTCCGTGAAGCAGAACGCCGTTGGCGCAGCTTACTAGAAAATGTGCAGTTGTTAGTTATCGGACTAGATAAGACAGGTAAAGTTGAATACGTTAATCCTTTCTTTTTAGAATTGAGTGGGTATACCCAGGAAGAAATTTTAGGTAAAGATTGGACTGCTAATTTTATCCCGCAGCATCAGCAACATGATATGCAAAAGGTTTTTGTAGAGACGTTAGAGCAAGAATTACATTCTCACCATCAGAGTCAGATAATTACTAAATCTCAAGAAGAACGCGTCATTGCTTGGAACAATACGCTACTCCAAGATTCACAAGGTGCATTTGTAGGCACGATGAGTATTGGTGAAGATATTACACAACGCTACGCTTTAGAGAAAATCAAGAATGAGTTTATCTCAGTTGTTAGTCATGAATTACGTACTCCCATGACTTCCATACAAGGAGGTTTAAACTTGTTGAAAACTGGTTTGGTAAAACTTGATTCTGAACAGGGTAAGCGCATCATTAAAATTGTCTCAGAAAGCTCTGAACGCTTAGTCAGACTGGTAAATGATATTCTAGATTTAGAAAGATTACAATCTGGAAAAATTACTTTAAATAAACAACAAGTTAATGCTGCTGACTTATTAACAGAAGCCACGGAATTGATGCAAATAATGGCTAATAATGCTGAAATTAATTTATCAGTTAAACCTCAACCTGTAGAATTAATAGTTGATAAAGACCGGATTATTCAGGTACTGACAAATTTGCTGAGTAATGCGATTAAATTTTCGCCTCAAGGGTCTACCGTATCAATGATGGTAGAAGAAATCAAAGCAAAAGATGGTCAGACATCAGATGTGTTATTTAAGGTACAAGACCAAGGTAGAGGGATTCCTGCTGACAAAATAGAATCTATTTTTGAGCGTTTTCATCAAGTGGATGCTTCCGATTCCCGCAAGCAGGGTGGAACGGGTCTAGGTTTGGCTATTTGTCGTAATATTGTCGAGCAACACAACGGACAAATTTGGGTTGAAAGTACAATAGGAAAAGGTAGTATTTTTTACGTAAAACTACCTTTAAACTTTACCAATAATTTATTGCCAAAACCTTAA
- a CDS encoding circadian clock KaiB family protein, translating to MNNSQKTNDSSDEIIIESTEDFEKALANIDIQKYVLRLYVAGNTLKSMRAIQMLKKICEKYLEGRYEMEIIDIYQQPETLEKDHIFAVPTLIKELPPPLQKLIGDLTNVDKVIIALDIA from the coding sequence ATGAATAATTCACAGAAAACTAACGATAGCTCTGATGAAATAATTATAGAATCTACAGAAGATTTTGAAAAAGCCCTAGCAAATATAGACATACAAAAATATGTTTTACGTTTGTATGTAGCTGGAAATACCCTCAAATCTATGCGTGCTATTCAAATGCTGAAAAAAATTTGTGAAAAATACTTAGAAGGACGCTATGAAATGGAAATTATTGATATATACCAACAGCCTGAGACTTTAGAAAAAGACCATATATTTGCTGTCCCAACTTTAATCAAAGAACTTCCACCACCTCTACAAAAGTTAATTGGCGATTTGACAAATGTTGATAAGGTAATCATTGCTTTAGATATTGCTTGA
- a CDS encoding DUF3131 domain-containing protein, whose protein sequence is MQLLFYIPTPVLSQSNSCNNITAPLTPEEQTYARAAWQYFVKNYQPATGLTNSTGGYPSGTLWDMGNYLMALNAARSLNLTDQADFDARLNKFLTTFSNLKLFEDALPNKVYNAATAQIVDYGNNPIERGIGWSALDIGRILAAFDVIRTCHPQYNDWLKGIVAKWQVKRSLKDEQLFGATVLPDNKTLLVQEGRLGYEEYGARGYQLWGFSAPKALALEPYKMVDINGVQIPVDTRDFQSTNANNYVVSESYILDGIEFGLQGELADFAARVLDVQKRRYDATGQLTAVTEDNIDQAPYFLYNTVYANGNAWATITDENKPYPQFRSISTKAAFGWRYLFPENTYAQKLFDAVKDLRSPNDDGYYAGIYEESKQPNKALTGNTNGLILEILYYKARGNHPLIASSSTNTPTKPPSNNTSAATPATPPTSTTSTKTPTDTAGVVEVAVTPIPPVGSPDSSSNLKLTRPLTVVERRYAEAAWRYFQANYHSKSGLIDDRSDFKGATLWGLGDYLAALHAARSLDIISAKQFDERTRHLLAALGKLPLFAGELPNRGYDTRSLQAIDYGGNPVSQGNGWSALDLGRMLAALYNLKSYHPEYTKAVDQIVLDWSYLRLVRDGILSSATITKDKEGRILTRVNPETRLGYEEYAARAFQLWGFDVEGSAVGGEYQTALVEGVKVPIQRQRSDTNSQVNQYTVSNPFLVYALEFGLDPKMRSLFEPVFQAQAERYRRTGTLTASATTLIDRKPYTVHSAITGKGEPWIALGDDGQAVPKARMVSTAVAFAYHALLPENQYSQKLFPATTDLYNPLTGFYEGFYETTGKTAIGFTGSTNSMILQSLLYTVMNHQPLIRPTAMKSPWWVTVAQGNSGRGLPRSSESTARLITDSNGSYWISSSENLRVSK, encoded by the coding sequence ATGCAATTATTGTTTTACATCCCCACACCAGTCTTATCCCAATCTAATAGTTGCAATAATATTACTGCCCCGCTTACGCCTGAAGAACAAACTTACGCTCGTGCGGCTTGGCAATATTTTGTCAAAAATTATCAGCCAGCAACAGGACTTACAAATTCCACAGGAGGTTATCCTTCGGGTACGCTGTGGGATATGGGTAATTACTTGATGGCGTTAAATGCAGCGCGATCGCTAAATCTCACCGATCAAGCAGACTTTGATGCACGTCTCAACAAGTTTTTGACAACTTTCAGCAACCTGAAACTGTTTGAGGATGCCTTACCAAATAAAGTATATAATGCAGCTACCGCACAGATAGTTGATTATGGTAATAATCCGATTGAGCGCGGAATTGGCTGGTCTGCTTTAGATATAGGTCGGATACTAGCGGCGTTTGATGTAATTCGCACTTGTCACCCCCAATATAATGATTGGCTCAAAGGAATTGTCGCCAAATGGCAAGTAAAGCGATCGCTCAAAGATGAACAACTTTTTGGTGCTACAGTTCTTCCAGATAACAAAACATTGCTAGTGCAAGAAGGACGACTCGGCTACGAGGAATATGGCGCTAGAGGTTATCAACTTTGGGGTTTTTCTGCACCAAAAGCGTTGGCTTTGGAACCATATAAGATGGTTGACATTAACGGTGTACAAATCCCCGTTGATACCCGTGATTTCCAAAGTACCAACGCCAATAATTACGTTGTTAGTGAGTCTTACATTCTAGATGGGATTGAATTTGGTTTGCAAGGGGAATTAGCAGACTTTGCCGCTAGGGTTTTGGATGTGCAGAAGCGGCGTTACGATGCTACAGGTCAGTTGACGGCGGTAACAGAAGATAACATCGACCAAGCACCATATTTTCTCTATAACACTGTTTACGCCAACGGTAACGCCTGGGCAACAATTACGGACGAAAACAAACCTTATCCGCAGTTTCGCAGTATTAGTACAAAAGCGGCTTTTGGTTGGCGTTATCTTTTTCCAGAAAATACTTACGCTCAAAAACTTTTTGATGCAGTCAAGGATCTGCGTAGTCCTAATGATGATGGTTATTATGCTGGCATCTATGAGGAATCAAAGCAACCAAATAAAGCTTTAACTGGCAATACCAATGGGCTAATTTTGGAGATTTTGTACTACAAAGCTAGGGGAAATCACCCTTTAATTGCCTCTAGTTCTACCAATACACCAACTAAACCGCCTAGTAACAATACTTCTGCTGCGACACCTGCAACACCACCAACTTCTACCACTTCCACTAAAACCCCTACGGATACTGCTGGCGTTGTTGAGGTGGCGGTTACACCCATTCCCCCAGTTGGGAGTCCAGATTCATCTTCTAACCTCAAACTAACTCGACCTCTGACAGTAGTTGAACGACGTTATGCAGAAGCAGCATGGAGGTATTTTCAAGCAAATTATCATTCCAAGAGTGGGCTGATAGACGATCGCAGTGACTTTAAAGGCGCTACCCTATGGGGATTGGGGGATTATTTAGCCGCATTACACGCCGCGCGATCGCTTGATATTATTTCTGCTAAACAATTCGATGAACGCACCCGCCATCTGTTAGCGGCTTTAGGAAAACTACCGTTATTTGCAGGGGAATTACCAAATCGGGGTTATGATACCCGCTCTCTCCAAGCAATAGATTATGGTGGAAATCCTGTATCCCAAGGTAATGGTTGGTCAGCGCTAGATTTAGGTAGGATGTTGGCAGCGTTGTATAACCTAAAAAGCTATCATCCAGAGTACACCAAAGCAGTTGATCAAATTGTCTTAGATTGGTCATATCTGCGCTTAGTGCGGGATGGGATTTTATCTAGTGCGACTATCACGAAAGATAAGGAAGGGCGTATTCTTACCCGCGTTAACCCAGAAACTCGCTTGGGTTATGAAGAATATGCCGCGCGTGCTTTTCAATTATGGGGTTTTGATGTTGAGGGTTCGGCTGTTGGGGGTGAATATCAAACTGCGTTAGTAGAAGGGGTGAAAGTTCCTATTCAGCGTCAGCGAAGTGATACCAATTCCCAGGTTAATCAATATACAGTCAGCAATCCTTTCTTAGTTTATGCTTTGGAATTTGGTTTAGATCCAAAAATGCGATCGCTCTTTGAACCAGTTTTCCAAGCACAAGCCGAGCGTTATCGCCGTACCGGAACTCTGACAGCCTCAGCCACTACCCTCATAGACCGCAAACCCTACACCGTCCACAGCGCCATTACTGGCAAAGGTGAGCCTTGGATAGCTTTAGGCGATGATGGGCAAGCTGTACCTAAAGCGCGAATGGTAAGTACAGCAGTAGCTTTTGCTTATCATGCGCTACTTCCAGAGAATCAATACAGTCAGAAGTTATTCCCAGCCACAACTGATTTATATAACCCACTGACAGGCTTTTATGAAGGCTTTTACGAAACCACAGGTAAAACAGCAATTGGTTTCACAGGCAGCACCAACAGCATGATATTACAATCGTTGCTATATACAGTCATGAATCACCAACCCTTAATTCGTCCGACTGCGATGAAATCACCTTGGTGGGTAACTGTGGCACAAGGAAATTCTGGTCGTGGTTTACCCAGAAGTTCTGAGTCAACAGCTAGGTTAATTACTGATAGTAATGGAAGTTACTGGATTTCTAGTAGCGAAAACCTGAGAGTGTCAAAATAG